GTGGGTATGGAGGAGGGCACCCTCCCCCACGACCGCAGCGTTAAGGAGGGCGGCCTGGAGGAGGAGCGCCGGCTCTTCTACGTGGCCCTCACCCGCGGACAGCGCCATGTGACGCTGTTTGAGGCCGTGCTGCGCACCATCCGGGGCCGGGAGAAAACCACGAAACCCAGCCGTTTCCTGCTGGAATTGCCGCAGGAACTGGTGAACACCCGTGTGCAGGCCGCGCGCACGCTCATGGAACCGGCCCCTGCCGACACGCCGCCGCCGCGCAAGCGAAAATCCGGCCCGCGGCGACAGCGGTGACTCCGGGCAGAGGAGCACCCTGAAAATGCGGCGATCTTCAGCCAGACGCCTGCATTGCCCCCGGATCTGGCTGAATGACGCCTTTGCCCCCGGCAGCCTCCCGGCTGCCGGTGTTCTTTGGCAAACGCACCGCGTCTTTCGCGCCAAACCGGCCATCTGCTATACTCCCCTTTTCGCCCTCGGCCTTTCACCGTTAGGAGAAACCACATGTCCATACAGCCCCACGGGGGAACGCTTGTCAACCGTTTTCTGCCCGCCGACGCGGCCGCACACATCGTTGAATCCGCCGCCGGCATGGCCAGCATTCAGGTGGACGCGTACACCGCCTTTGACATGGACTGCATTGCCAAGGGCATCTTCAGCCCCCTGACCGGGTTCATGAACGAAGAGCAGACCCGGCGGGTGCTGGACACGATGGAGCTGGCTGCGGGGATTCCGTGGACCATTCCGATCCTGCTGGCCGTGTCCGCGGAGCAGGCGGACAGGCTGGAGACCGGCGCGCCCGTACTCATCCGGGACGACCGGGACGAGGCGGTGGCGGTGCTGCACCTGGCGGAGAAGTTCTCCCTCGACAAGGGGGAGGTCTCGGAGAAGGTGTACCGCACCCGGGACACGGCGCATCCGGGCGTGGCGTACACGATGGGGCTGGGCGACGTGTTTCTGTCGGGGGAACTCGACGTGCTGAAGGACCGCCGCGTGGAGCATCAGGAGCACAACCTGACGCCCGTGGAGACCAGGGCGGCCTTCGCGGAGCGCGGGTGGCGGCGCATCGTGGCGTTCCAGACGCGCAACCCGATCCACCGGGCGCATGAGTACATCACCAAGTGCGCGCTGGAGACCTGCGACGGCCTGCTGATCCACCCGCTCATGGGCACGACAAAGAGCGACGACATCCCCGGCGACGTGCGCATGAAATGCTACGAGGTGCTCATGGAGCACTACTATCCCCGCGAGCACGTCATGCTGTCCATCATGCCGGTGAACATGCGCTATGCGGGGCCCCGCGAGGCGGTGATGCACGCCATCGTGCGCAAGAACTACGGCTGCACCCACTTCATCGTCGGCCGCGACCACGCGGGCGTCGGCAACTATTACGGCACCTATGACGCGCATCACATCTTCGACGAGATTGACCCGGCGGCGCTGGCGATCACGCCCATGTTTTTCGACCACTCCTTCTACTCGAAGCGCACGGGGGAAATGGCGACCTCCAAGACGGCCCCGGGCGGCCCGGAGGACCGCGTCACCCTGAGCGGGACCAAGGTGCGGGAGATGCTCGCGCGCGGCGAGATGCCGCCGGCCGAGTTCACACGCCCCGAGGTGGCCAGCGTGCTGATCGAGTGGGCGCGGGGGGCAAACGGGTCCGCGACCTGACACGGCGGAAAGAGACTGCATGCTGCTTGGTGTTTGCACGGCCAACGACGCGACCCTGCGTGCCGGCGCGGTGGAGAACCCGCTGGAGGCCGAGTACCTCGCCCGCACAGTCGAGGCGCTTGCCGCCAAACACGCGGACATTGAATGCCGGGTTTTCTCGGGGGTCGCCCCCGGAGGCCCGGCGGGGGACGGTGTGACACCGGTTTCCCCGCGTGTCGTTTTCCCTTTTTCCCGTTCCTACCGGCCCGGTCTCCGCAGGGCCGCGTCCGCCGCGCGGGTGGATGTGCTGGTCGCGCATCCCTCCGTGCTGTCCGCCGGAAAGGCCGACCACGACCGGGTGGCGTTCATCTTCGACCTCCTCCCCTGGCGAAAGCGCACGGGGCCGTCCGGCGTGGTGGAATACGCGCTGCCCCGGCATGTGGCGAAAGTCTGCCGGGACGCGCAGGGCATTGTCTGCCCCTCGCGGGAGGCGCAGCGCATCTGCGCGGGCCTGCTGGGCGTCGGGCTGGAGCGCATTACCGTGGCCCCGCCGGGGGTGCATCCCCTGTTTTCCGAGCCGATGCCGCCCCTGGTGGCCCCGCCCTACTGCGTGACCGCGCTCACCCCCTACACCGCCCCCCTGCTCCCGGCGGTCCTTGAAACGGCGAAGAAGCGCCCCGAGCTTTTTCCTCCCACCCTGGTGGTGACCGGCCCCCCGATGCCGGACGAGCCCAAGGACTGGGGCATGCCCGTGATCCGGGTGGAGTCGTGCCCGCCGCGCGCGCGCGCGGCCCTGCTGCAGCACGCCGCGTTTTTCCTCTACCCCGCGCTGCACGACCTGTCGGGCATGCCCGTGCTGGAAGCGCTGCGCGCCGGGACGCCCGTGGTCACATCACGCGCGGGGGCGCTCCCCGAGGTGTCCGGCAGCGTGCCGTTCTTCTGCGACCCGGAGAGCAGCGCGTCCCTCGTGCAGACCCTCCGGCGGCTGGCGGAGGAGACGCCGCGCGAGCGGCGGGAGCGCGTCGCCACGGGGCGGGTGGTCGCGCAGGACCACGAATGGGGGCGGTGCGCGTGGAAACTGCTGTCGGCGGCCAAGCGGGCCGGTTGACATTTCCCCGCCAATGCACCAGAATACCGGCATGATGACACGGCTGGCCACACGCGCCCTGTTCCTCTGCCTGCTGCTGACGGCGGCGGGCTGCTCCCTGCCCGGGTTCCAGGACCCGATCCTGTCGCTGGGCGAGTGGGGGGACGAGGAGACGCGGGTGGACTTCCGGCTGAGCCGGTTCACCCTGGACTTTGCCTTCTCGGCGGGAACGTTCACCGTGGTCGGCGACTACACCGTGAACCCCGACGCCAATCCGAAAGAGGTGGATTTCACCGCGCGCAAAATCAGGTACACCCTCTCCGGAGACGGGGGCAGGAAGGGAACCTGGCGGCGGCTCTCCATTGTTCAGGCAAACGAGCTCCACCAGGAAATGCTCGCGGCCGCCGAAACCTCGGCGGATGTGCACGCGGCGCAGAAACTGCTTGTGTTTCTGGAGAGTCTCGCCTCCGGACTGCCCGCGCCGGGCATCTACAGCATTGAGGTCACCTTCGGCACCTATCTCTCCCTCGGCTACAACCGCCCGGCCACCGGCCGGCCCTGGGACATGGAGGCCGCGCTGGTCCGCGAGGACTACTGAGCGCTTCCCGTCATCAGCGCGCCGTAGCCGTCCCGCCATGTCGGGAAGCGAAACGCATAGCCCGCCCCCCGCAGCCGCCCGTTCGAGACGCGGCGGCACCCCCCGTGCATGACCGGCGCCCCCGTTTCGGCCGGGGACGCGTCCACCGAAAGTGTCACACCCGCCCGCGCGGCCAGCCAGGAGAACACCTCGGCGCGCGGCGCGGGCGCATCGTCCACGGCGCAATAGACGGGCGTGGGCGCGTCCTGCGCCGCCAGAAAGGCCAGCGCCCCCGCGCAGTCGTCACGGTGGACCAGATTGAGGATGCGGCGCTCGTGGGGACAAATCACCGCCCGACCCGAGCGCACCTCATCCAGAAGCCGGGTGCGGCCCGGGCCGTAGATGCCCGCCAGCCGGACCACCGTGGCGGGAAAGGGGCCCTCCAGAAAGACACGTTCCCCCTCCAGAAGCATCTGTCCGGAGAAGGTCTGGGGTTCTGTGGGCGACGTCTCGTCCACCCATTCGCCGTCCTGCTGGTGGTAAACCCCGGTGCTGGAGGTGAAGAGGACCCGCCGGGGGGACTGTCCCGCCGCAGCGAGGGCGCGCAGGAGGCTGCGCGGTCCGTCCACGTAGGCCCGCCGGTAGGCCTCGGGCGTGGAGGCGTCCGCCGAGGCCGTGTAGAAGACCCAGTCCAGCGGAACATCGGGCAGGGGCGGCCCACCCGCCGCGCACAGGTCGCCGGTCAGGATGCGGACACCGTCACCGCGCGTTTCGGCGCGGCGGCGCAGCCCCCAGACGGTGTGGCCTGAAACGGTCAGGGCGGCGCCCAGCGCCGCCCCGACATATCCAAACCCGGCAATGTAGGCATTCGCCATGCGCGGGTGTCTCCCGGTTCTCCGCGTCAGCCGTTGACGCGCTGGAACTCGGCCATGAAGTCGCAGAGGGTCCTGACCCCCTCGACGGGCATGGCGTTGTAGATGGACGCGCGCACGCCGCCGACGGAACGGTGGCCCTTCAGCCCGTCCAGGCCCGCCTTCTTCGCCTGGTCAATGAACAGCGCCTCCTGCTCCTCGGTCCCGGCGCGGAAGGTCACGTTCATGATCGAACGGTGCGCCTTTTCGGCGTGGCCGCGGTAGAAGCCGCCGCTGTTGTCAATGGCGTCGTACACCATCGCCGCCTTCATCCGGTTGAGCTCGCCCATCTTCTCCAGCCCGCCGATCTCGTCGCGGAGCCACTTCATGACCAGGCCGATGATGTAGATGGTGAAGGTGGACGGCGTGTTGTACATGGAGTCGTTCTCGACCAGCACCTTGTAGTCGAGGAGCGGCGGCAGGTTGGCCGGAACGCGCTCCAGCATGTCCGCCCGCAGCAGCACGACCGCCGTGCCCGAGGGCCCGACGTTCTTCTGGGCGCCGGCGTACATGAGGGCGTACTTGCGCGGGTCAAAGGGGCGGCACAGGAAGTCGGACGAGGCGTCGCAGAAGAGCGGCTTGCCCTTCACGTCGGGCTCGGCGGCGAACTGGATGCCCTGGATGGTCTCGTTGGAGGTCATGTGGACGTATTCGGCCCCGGGGTCGAGGTCCAGCTCGGCATCGCCGGGCATGCGCACGAAGTTGTCCGCCTTGCCGGACCACGCGGCGCGGACCGCGCCGAAGCGCCCGGCGTCCTTCATGGCCTTGGAGGCCCAGGAGCCGACGTGCAGATAGTCCGCCTTCTTCCCCGCGAGGAAATTCATCGCCAGCATGGTGAACTGCTGCGTCGCGCCGCCGGGGGTGAAGAGCACATGGTAATCGTCGGAAAGGCCGAGCAGGGACTTCAGGTCCGCCTGGGTCTCCTCCAGAATCTTGAGGAAGGTCTTGGACCGGTGGCTGATCTCCATGATGGAGGCGCCCGCCCCCGGAAGAACCGGAAGGTCGGCCTTGGCCTGTTCGATCACTGGAAGGGGCAGGGTGGCGGGGCCGGCGGAAAAGTTAAAAACGCGTGCCATCTGTGGGGGTCTCCCTGTTGTTCGTGCGGGTTGGCGCGGAGATCGGTCACCCGTCCCGCCTCCCGGCGGTGCCGGAAGGGAGTGACCAGCCCCAAGGGCGGGATGGCCGTCGCCGCGCTGAATGGGCGGAATTATACCCCAGTGTTCCCTCCGTTCCCAAGTTGACGCTTCGCCGGCGTGGACGAGGGGGACGGCATGGACAAGATGTACGGGGGGGCGGGCATCTTGCGCCTCCCTGTCCGCGTTTTCCGCGCGCGCGGCGTTATGCCGGGCGGAACGTGCTATCATGGACGGGCGGCACTGCCCGGGGCATGGTCTGGGGCCTTGAATGTGGAGGATGGACCGGTGGCAAAGGACATGGGTGTGGATGCGGCCCGGCTGGACCGGGCGCGGGGGTGTCTGCTGGGGCAGCTCGCGGGGGACTCTCTGGGATCGCTGGTGGAGTTCATGCGGCCGGGGGAAATCCGGGAGGAGCACCCGGACGGGGTGTGGGATCTGGAGGACGGCGGCTCCTGGAACACCCTGGCGGGGCAGCCGACGGACGACTCGGAAATGGCCCTGGCCCTGGCGCGGTCGCTGGCGGAGCGGGGTGTCTTCAACCCGGGCGCGGTGCGCGGGGCGTATGTGGACTGGCTGCACTCCCACCCCTTTGACATCGGGAACACGGTCTCCTCGGGGCTGCGCGGCTTTCTGAACCGGGACAGCCAGGCGAACGGGGCCCTGATGCGCGTGAGCCCGCTGGGCATCTTCGGCGCGGGCCGGCCGGAGGATGATGTGGCGGCGTGGGCCGCCGCGGACGCCGCCCTCACGCACCCCCACCCCGTCTGCGTCGGGGCCAATGTGCTGTACACCCTGGCCGTCGCGCACGCCGTGGACGCGGGGCCCGCCCCGGACGCGCTGTACGCCCGCATGCTCGCGTGGGCAAAGGAATGGAAAGTGCCGGCGCCGCTCCGCGACGCCCTCACGGCCGCCGCCGACAACCCGCCCGCCGAGTACCTTTCCCAGATGGGGTGGGTGCTCATTGCGTTTCAGAACGCCGTGTGGCAGATGCTCCACGCCCCCTCGCTGGAGGACGGAATCGTGGACACGGTCATGCGGGGCGGGGACACGGACACCAACGCGGCCATCTGCGGCGCCCTGCTGGGCGCGGTGCACGGGCTGGACGCCGTGCCCCAGCGGTGGGTGGACGACATCCTGGACTGCCGCCCCGAAGCCGGCAGGCCGGGCGTGCACCGCGCGCGGCCGGAATGCTACTGGCCCGTGGACGCCCTGGAACTGGCGGAGGCCCTCCTCGCGCGGTAGGCGGTCACGCCACGCCGTCCAGCAGCAGGCAACGGACCTGTTCGGGCGGCAGTTCCAGCAGAAAGCCCCGCCGGGGCACGGTGCGGATGACGCCGCGCCAGTCCCCCGCCGCCGCGGCGATCCGCTTGAGCAGCATGTTCTTCTGGAAGTGCATCTGGTTGTCCTCCACCACCGCGTCCCCCCACACCTCGCCGTAGAGCCGGTCGTAGGGCACGCACTCGCCCGGGGCCGCCGCCAGCGCGCGGATGAGCCGGTACTGCTTGTCCTGAAGGAGCACGACCCGGCCGCGGATGCGGATTTCCCCCGGCCGCCGGTCGTCCACCACCAGCACGGCCTCCGGGGG
The Candidatus Hydrogenedentota bacterium DNA segment above includes these coding regions:
- the serC gene encoding 3-phosphoserine/phosphohydroxythreonine transaminase, giving the protein MARVFNFSAGPATLPLPVIEQAKADLPVLPGAGASIMEISHRSKTFLKILEETQADLKSLLGLSDDYHVLFTPGGATQQFTMLAMNFLAGKKADYLHVGSWASKAMKDAGRFGAVRAAWSGKADNFVRMPGDAELDLDPGAEYVHMTSNETIQGIQFAAEPDVKGKPLFCDASSDFLCRPFDPRKYALMYAGAQKNVGPSGTAVVLLRADMLERVPANLPPLLDYKVLVENDSMYNTPSTFTIYIIGLVMKWLRDEIGGLEKMGELNRMKAAMVYDAIDNSGGFYRGHAEKAHRSIMNVTFRAGTEEQEALFIDQAKKAGLDGLKGHRSVGGVRASIYNAMPVEGVRTLCDFMAEFQRVNG
- the sat gene encoding sulfate adenylyltransferase, yielding MSIQPHGGTLVNRFLPADAAAHIVESAAGMASIQVDAYTAFDMDCIAKGIFSPLTGFMNEEQTRRVLDTMELAAGIPWTIPILLAVSAEQADRLETGAPVLIRDDRDEAVAVLHLAEKFSLDKGEVSEKVYRTRDTAHPGVAYTMGLGDVFLSGELDVLKDRRVEHQEHNLTPVETRAAFAERGWRRIVAFQTRNPIHRAHEYITKCALETCDGLLIHPLMGTTKSDDIPGDVRMKCYEVLMEHYYPREHVMLSIMPVNMRYAGPREAVMHAIVRKNYGCTHFIVGRDHAGVGNYYGTYDAHHIFDEIDPAALAITPMFFDHSFYSKRTGEMATSKTAPGGPEDRVTLSGTKVREMLARGEMPPAEFTRPEVASVLIEWARGANGSAT
- a CDS encoding ADP-ribosylglycohydrolase family protein, giving the protein MGVDAARLDRARGCLLGQLAGDSLGSLVEFMRPGEIREEHPDGVWDLEDGGSWNTLAGQPTDDSEMALALARSLAERGVFNPGAVRGAYVDWLHSHPFDIGNTVSSGLRGFLNRDSQANGALMRVSPLGIFGAGRPEDDVAAWAAADAALTHPHPVCVGANVLYTLAVAHAVDAGPAPDALYARMLAWAKEWKVPAPLRDALTAAADNPPAEYLSQMGWVLIAFQNAVWQMLHAPSLEDGIVDTVMRGGDTDTNAAICGALLGAVHGLDAVPQRWVDDILDCRPEAGRPGVHRARPECYWPVDALELAEALLAR
- a CDS encoding SDR family oxidoreductase; the encoded protein is MANAYIAGFGYVGAALGAALTVSGHTVWGLRRRAETRGDGVRILTGDLCAAGGPPLPDVPLDWVFYTASADASTPEAYRRAYVDGPRSLLRALAAAGQSPRRVLFTSSTGVYHQQDGEWVDETSPTEPQTFSGQMLLEGERVFLEGPFPATVVRLAGIYGPGRTRLLDEVRSGRAVICPHERRILNLVHRDDCAGALAFLAAQDAPTPVYCAVDDAPAPRAEVFSWLAARAGVTLSVDASPAETGAPVMHGGCRRVSNGRLRGAGYAFRFPTWRDGYGALMTGSAQ
- a CDS encoding glycosyltransferase, coding for MLLGVCTANDATLRAGAVENPLEAEYLARTVEALAAKHADIECRVFSGVAPGGPAGDGVTPVSPRVVFPFSRSYRPGLRRAASAARVDVLVAHPSVLSAGKADHDRVAFIFDLLPWRKRTGPSGVVEYALPRHVAKVCRDAQGIVCPSREAQRICAGLLGVGLERITVAPPGVHPLFSEPMPPLVAPPYCVTALTPYTAPLLPAVLETAKKRPELFPPTLVVTGPPMPDEPKDWGMPVIRVESCPPRARAALLQHAAFFLYPALHDLSGMPVLEALRAGTPVVTSRAGALPEVSGSVPFFCDPESSASLVQTLRRLAEETPRERRERVATGRVVAQDHEWGRCAWKLLSAAKRAG